In one window of Mercurialis annua linkage group LG4, ddMerAnnu1.2, whole genome shotgun sequence DNA:
- the LOC126677996 gene encoding uncharacterized protein LOC126677996 produces MGTVTSSMAAKFAFFPPSPPSYEVAMDEASGKLMMVGIGTRENVDVLRMDTKRGNRVVAVYFKNPAANLTVLYSHGNAADLGQMFDLFYELSLHLKVNLMGYDYTGYGQSSGKPSEQNTYADIEAAYRCLEERYGVKEEDIILYGQSVGSGPTLDLATRLPKLRAVVLHSPIASGLRVMYPVKRTYWFDIYKNVDKIPMVNCPVLVIHGTSDDVVDWSHGKQLWDLCKEKYEPLWVKGGNHCDLELYPQYIRHLKKFVSAIERSHLRNGSGLIKDQTVNPRNSTDSRETSRPSIDQREKIRQGIEQREKHRVSTDHRDKSKISIDRREKSRKSADLSEKENNSSDHLEKTKDNGSDHLEKAKKNGSDHLEKAKNNGSDHLEKAKNNGSDHLEKAKNSMSDHPEKARNSIDRFGHMIRSVGLCNIDCFRPTATAL; encoded by the exons ATGGGGACGGTGACGTCTTCGATGGCGGCGAAGTTTGCGTTCTTTCCGCCGAGTCCTCCGTCGTATGAGGTGGCGATGGACGAGGCGAGCGGCAAGCTGATGATGGTAGGAATAGGTACGAGAGAAAACGTTGACGTTTTGAGAATGGATACGAAGAGAGGGAACAGAGTAGTGGCGGTTTATTTTAAGAATCCGGCAGCTAATTTAACAGTGTTGTATTCACATGGAAATGCAGCTGATCTAGGGCAGATGTTTGATCTGTTTTATGAACTTAGTTTGCATCTTAAAGTCAACTTGATGGG GTATGACTATACTGGCTATGGACAGTCTAGTGGAAag CCATCTGAGCAGAATACATATGCTGATATAGAAGCTGCATATAGGTGTCTTGAAGAAAGATATGGTGTTAAGGAAGAAGATATTATCTTATATGGTCAATCAGTTGGAAGTGGACCTACACTAGATTTGGCAACTCGATTGCCGAAATTGAGAGCTGTGGTTCTTCATAGTCCAATTGCTTCTGGCCTTCGTGTTATGTACCCAGTGAAGCGAACATATTGGTTTGACATTtacaaa AATGTTGATAAAATACCAATGGTCAACTGTCCAGTATTAGTGATACAT GGGACCTCTGATGATGTTGTGGATTGGTCTCATGGTAAACAGCTTTGGGACCTTTGTAAAGAGAAATATGAACCATTGTGGGTGAAGGGAGGCAATCATTGCGACTTAGAGCTTTATCCGCAATATATTAGGCATCTCAAGAAGTTCGTATCAGCGATTGAGAGATCACATCTTAGAAATGGCTCTGGGTTAATTAAGGATCAAACAGTTAATCCTCGAAACAGCACAGATTCTAGAGAGACTTCTAGGCCAAGCATAGATCAGAGAGAGAAAATCAGACAGGGCATTGAGCAAAGAGAAAAGCATAGGGTAAGCACAGATCATAGAGACAAATCAAAAATCAGCATCGATCGGAGAGAGAAATCCAGAAAAAGTGCGGACCTTAGTGAAAAAGAGAATAACAGCTCTGATCACCTCGAGAAAACAAAGGATAATGGGTCAGACCATCTCGAGAAAGCAAAGAAAAATGGATCAGACCATCTCGAAAAAGCAAAGAATAACGGGTCAGACCATCTCGAGAAAGCAAAGAATAACGGGTCAGACCATCTCGAGAAAGCAAAGAACAGTATGTCGGACCACCCAGAGAAAGCAAGGAATAGCATTGATAG GTTTGGGCACATGATAAGATCAGTTGGATTATGCAATATCGATTGTTTCAGGCCTACTGCAACAGCTCTCTGA
- the LOC126678814 gene encoding uncharacterized protein LOC126678814 → MVSTRSTPTKEKKDFVVPVKMKRKLVKKAEKDVEGSGVASASENVKVKGKKVDETGLKKRRLAFDAVPDHQKVQKSLHIEEPTRLVQNWDYLLDAEDRYTCRVTMPLNFKYIEDIKKTLSDTQLELFKKTFLGHFLDLSPLCNQPQLIHSLLLREVKHPNNRELWFKVSGHKLRFSIDEFAVITGLNCVGDFNPVSYAPLQNQLIDTYFPNSEVTRDGLGVIFLNKVFKSDEDAVKLAVIYLFECYLCSNEIKFQNVSRFFMDMVDSGDYNSYPWGIMVFRSTIADMKKRFATRRRLKFYRLNSFPLALQIWFYEVCPFATNKICFPVTKPMLVPRMLKWLKSQDKLTIKYLNEAFFDQTREQLMLKNIVPTAQEKMSLDISGFFQTGKKKIVEDLDFSTDDDAILADYLKCKQVESSRRRKTFNLLKSRLNGIESSQLKIQSEFSSLKTEVRVIYDCMTVIGDHFGLSMPKFPKSVAVNEVPNDDDNMGVSDYIFQTGYKDDADNGEDGDDEYEKNEEENKDEDEKNEEEDKDEAEDKKDEAEEKEDEAEEDKNEAENKKDESEEKEDEAEEDKEDEQKNIEDEKDNDRNDDGGVGGGVGGGNKKDDDGGVGGGNKKDDDGGDGRSMHVEVPVEDVNQVGLETAAGEAPVENVSQVGLEMADVKMAAGEFSMGRASEADVKMVADEVLFSEKKNFTTPMDNKRNTKPSILLKSPYLAEFSSGNNEYRIENATFVVPKLCPLDNNLGDVLMCDEYPEYHDWIGKGHLRYPKAKEGRFIKETENSINPPFNFGVDVIDAKDFFFVLEYGGQSLNTRHMDILFYYLRKKGKYNSSIQMKFTTTDNYFDQTFQSFVRLFKDTGDRDLIYEDHPISQYIRGKRMIANTPWAECEFVLIPFHVSSNNHWALAVLDFKLRTITIYNSMRSTLSASSTRLIGNNYASYLPLFLSKLDVFKDNPFSDLRSPFYTSQGLEDSFQLIVKYDLPEQQFNDCGVFAFSFAEYIVHGREQELTKEFDVNSHRKRLAFCLYKYGKWKNMFHVVSESESYQDKDQKDGNVKAKRYKIRAGKLKL, encoded by the exons ATGGTTTCTACAAGATCAACTCCTACAAAAGAGAAGAAGGATTTTGTTGTTCCTGTAAAAATGAAGCGGAAATTAGTAAAAAAAGCTGAAAAAGATGTTGAAGGAAGTGGTGTTGCTTCTGCCTCTGAGAATGTCAAAGTAAAGGGAAAAAAGGTGGATGAAACTGGTTTGAAAAAAAGGCGTTTGGCTTTTGATGCTGTACCTGATCATCAGAAAGTTCAGAAATCCTTGCATATTGAAGAACCAACTCGTTTGGTtcag aactggGACTACTTGTTAGATGCGGAAGATCGTTACACTTGTAGAGTGACTATgcctttaaatttcaaatatattgaGGACATCAAGAAAACTCTTTCTGATACTCAGCTGGAACTTTTCAAGAAGACATTTCTTGGTCATTTTTTAGACTTGTCGCCGTTGTGTAATCAGCCTCAGCTTATACATTCTTTGTTGCTGCGAGAAGTGAAGCATCCAAATAATAGGGAATTGTGGTTTAAAGTTTCTGGACATAAACTGCGGTTTAGTATTGATGAATTTGCTGTGATTACGGGGTTAAATTGTGTTGGTGATTTCAATCCTGTTTCTTATGCTCCATTACAGAATCAGTTGATTGATACCTATTTCCCAAATAGTGAAGTTACTCGAGATGGATTGGGTGTCATATTTCTGAACAAGGTTTTCAAGTCGGATGAAGATGCGGTTAAATTGGCCGTAATTTACTTGTTTGAGTGCTATTTGTGCTCAAATgagattaaatttcaaaatgtaaGTCGCTTTTTTATGGATATGGTTGATAGTGGGGACTATAACTCATATCCTTGGGGGATAATGGTTTTTCGATCTACCATTGCTGATATGAAGAAGAGGTTTGCTACAAGAAGACGACTCAAGTTTTATAGGCTTAACAGTTTCCCTTTGGCTTTGCAAATCTGGTTCTATGAAGTCTGCCCTTTTGCTACTAATAAGATATGTTTTCCTGTTACTAAACCAATGTTAGTTCCTCGAATGCTAAAATGGCTCAAGAGTCAGGACAAATTAACAATCAAATATCTGAATGAGGCATTTTTTGATCAGACGCGTGAGCAG TTGATGCTGAAGAATATTGTTCCTACAGCTCAAGAAAAAATGTCTCTTGATATATCTGGTTTTTTCCAAACTGGAAAGAAGAAAATAGTTGAAGATTTGGATTTTTCAACTGATGATGACGCTATTCTTGCTGATTACCTCAAATGTAAACAAGTTGAGTCTTCGAGACGAAGAAAAACATTTAATCTGTTGAAGAGTCGACTTAATGGTATCGAATCAAGTCAACTGAAAATACAATCTGAATTTTCTTCTTTGAAGACGGAGGTGAGAGTCATTTATGACTGTATGACGGTGATTGGCGATCATTTTGGCTTAAGCATGCCTAAG TTTCCTAAGTCTGTTGCTGTAAATGAAGTTCCCAATGATGATGATAATATGGGG GTTTCTGATTACATTTTTCAAACTGGATATAAAGATGATGCTGATAATGGCGAGGACGGTGATGATGAGTAtgagaaaaatgaagaagagaACAAAGATGAGGAtgagaaaaatgaagaagaggaCAAAGATGAGGCTGAGGATAAAAAAGATGAGGCTGAGGAGAAAGAAGATGAGGCTGAGGAGGACAAAAATGAGGCTGAGAATAAAAAAGATGAGTCTGAGGAGAAAGAAGATGAGGCTGAGGAGGACAAAGAGGATGAGCAAAAAAATATAGAAGATGAGAAGGATAATGATAGAAATGATGATGGTGGTGTTGGTGGTGGTGTTGGTGGTGGTAATAAGAAAGATGATGATGGTGGTGTTGGTGGTGGTAATAAGAAAGATGATGATGGCGGTGATGGTAGATCGATGCATGTTGAg gtccCTGTTGAGGATGTAAATCAGGTTGGTTTAGAAACAGCTGCTGGCGAG gccCCTGTTGAGAATGTAAGTCAGGTTGGTTTGGAAATGGCTGATGTGAAAATGGCTGCTGGCGAG ttTTCTATGGGGAGAGCAAGTGAAGCTGATGTGAAAATGGTTGCTGATGAGGTTCTATTTTCTGAGAAGAAGAATTTTACTACTCCTATGGATAACAAACGGAATACCAAGCCGAGTATTTTATTGAAATCTCCATACTTGGCTGAATTCAGTTCTGGAAACAACGAATACCGCATAGAGAATGCTACTTTTGTTGTTCCTAAATTGTGTCCATTGGACAATAATTTAGGAGATGTTTTAATGTGCGATGAATATCCGGAGTATCATGACTGGATTGGTAAAGGACATTTGAGATATCCCAAGGCCAAAGA AGGAAGATTTATTAAGGAAACAGAAAATTCTATCAATCCTCCTTTCAATTTTGGTGTTGATGTCATTGATGCGAAAGATTTCTTTTTCGTTCTGGAGTATGGTGGACAGTCATTGAATACACGG CACATGGATATCTTATTTTACTATCTGAGGAAGAAAGGAAAATATAACAGTAGCATACAAATGAAGTTCACAACAACTGACAATTATTTCGATCAAACTTTTCAATCTTTTGTGAGGCTTTTCAAGGATACCGGAGACCGAGACCTGATTTATGAAGATCATCCAATTTCTCAGTATATACGTGGCAAACGTATGATTGCGAATACTCCATGGGCTGAGTGTGAATTTGTGCTGATCCCTTTCCATGTGTCTTCAAATAATCATTGGGCCCTTGCAGTACTGGATTTTAAGCTCAGGACGATCACAATCTATAATTCCATGCGTTCAACTTTGAGTGCTTCGTCAACTAGACTGATTGGGAATAATTATGCCTCTTATCTTCCTTTATTTCTTTCCAAGTTAGATGTGTTCAAAGATAATCCCTTTTCTGATTTGCGTTCACCGTTCTATACAAGTCAAGGATTAGAAGATTCTTTTCAGTTGATTGTTAAATATGACCTGCCAGAACAACAGTTCAA TGATTGTGGAGTTTTTGCATTCTCTTTTGCTGAATATATTGTGCATGGGAGAGAGCAAGAGCTTACAAAAGAATTTGATGTGAATTCCCATCGAAAGCGTTTGGCTTTTTGTCTTTATAAGTATGGAAAATGGAAGAATATGTTTCATGTTGTCAGTGAATCAGAGAGTTATCAGGACAAGGACCAAAAGGATGGGAATGTGAAAGCAAAAAGATACAAGATTCGAGCTGGAAAACTGAAACTGTAG
- the LOC126679118 gene encoding F-box/kelch-repeat protein At5g15710: MDGVGESSESGTIESVPKLSKCGDECGCPRQVSPIRIGGSRNTSPLGRVGSRNTSPSRQKAAKTKPRGLDEETVATFGKAVHPDVLMEDNIWAMLPEDLLYEILARVPPFLIFRLRSVCKRWNSILQDNSFLKFHSQVPSHGPCLLTFWKNSQTPQCSVFSLPLKNWYRIPFTFLPQWAFWLVGSSGGLVCFSGLDGLTFKTLVCNPLTHTWRTLPTMHYNQQRQLILVADRMERSFKVIATSDIFGDKSLPTEVYDSKLDRWLLHQIMPAVNLCSSKMAYCDSRLYLETLSPLGLMMYRLDTCYWEHIPAKFPRSLLDGYLVAGTQKRLFLVGRIGLYSTLQSMRIWELDHVKITWVEISRMPPKYFRALLRLSAERFECFGQDNLICFTSWNQGKGLLYDVDKKIWSWIAGCALQSYNSQVCFYEPRFDASIY; encoded by the coding sequence ATGGATGGAGTTGGAGAGTCATCTGAGTCTGGGACTATTGAATCTGTTCCTAAGTTATCAAAATGTGGTGATGAGTGTGGCTGTCCTAGACAAGTATCGCCTATTAGGATCGGTGGATCGAGGAATACGAGTCCCTTAGGCCGTGTCGGCTCAAGGAATACTAGTCCTTCTAGGCAGAAGGCAGCTAAGACGAAACCACGAGGTTTGGATGAGGAAACAGTAGCTACATTTGGTAAAGCTGTTCACCCTGATGTACTAATGGAGGATAACATATGGGCAATGTTGCCTGAAGATTTATTATATGAGATTTTAGCTAGGGTTCCtccttttttaatatttcgacTTCGCTCAGTTTGTAAGAGGTGGAATTCCATACTTCAAGACAACAGTTTTCTTAAATTTCACTCGCAAGTGCCGTCTCATGGACCTTGTCTTTTGACATTTTGGAAGAACTCACAGACGCCACAATGTTCAGTTTTTAGCTTGCCGTTGAAAAATTGGTACAGGATTCCTTTTACATTTTTACCGCAATGGGCATTTTGGTTGGTTGGTTCTTCAGGGGGCCTTGTTTGTTTTTCTGGTTTAGATGGTTTGACTTTCAAAACTTTAGTTTGTAATCCTCTAACGCATACTTGGAGAACATTGCCGACAATGCATTATAATCAACAAAGACAGTTGATATTGGTCGCTGACAGGATGGAACGATCATTCAAAGTGATAGCAACTAGTGATATTTTTGGTGATAAGTCGTTACCCACTGAAGTTTATGATTCAAAGCTGGACAGATGGTTGCTCCACCAAATAATGCCCGCAGTCAATCTTTGCTCCTCAAAGATGGCCTATTGTGACTCCAGATTGTATCTCGAAACCCTTTCACCGCTTGGTTTGATGATGTATCGGCTTGACACATGTTACTGGGAACACATTCCAGCTAAATTTCCTCGGTCTTTATTGGATGGTTATCTGGTAGCTGGCACTCAGAAGCGTCTGTTTCTAGTTGGAAGAATTGGCCTTTATAGTACGCTCCAAAGCATGAGAATTTGGGAATTGGATCATGTAAAAATTACGTGGGTGGAGATTAGTAGGATGCCACCAAAGTATTTCCGAGCTTTATTAAGATTATCAGCTGAGAGATTTGAGTGCTTTGGACAGGATAACTTAATTTGCTTTACATCTTGGAACCAAGGAAAAGGCCTTCTATACGATGTAGATAAGAAGATTTGGTCATGGATTGCTGGGTGTGCTCTTCAGTCCTACAACAGTCAGGTGTGTTTTTATGAGCCGAGATTTGATGCTTCAATCTACTAA
- the LOC126678625 gene encoding uncharacterized protein LOC126678625 encodes MESIPVMIQHKGNWIEANQYADFEVIGVMIPQNSTYLDLLHIIAQEIPVNLEKQNIEIKYQVKIQYPPLKISDDSSFRFYLEIKKKEIDFTMYPLCIVVISDTSQIQTILPDAAASISTAISESNRDQDTISIHDRYMFDTFDEIGQYTKLLAIDTIDCNDDQNQESVSDPLQDIDLTVGKTFKDKATLQACLRLHAINNHYQQKTVKSCQKNIFVKCIDDTCQWYLKASINVHTKQFIIRKQDMNHTCPIETRFSNQKQASASHIAASIKMKYLNVKATYTPVDIRNDMQTLHGVKISYMMAWRSRELAFEMLRGKPCESYKSLPTFLYMLGTRNPGSSIDIQLRDDSTFLYVFTALKASITGWQYCKPIIVVDATFLKATFGGTLLVATAQDAAGKLFPLAFSAVDSENDDSWHYFFTKIKQAFGTREGICIVSDRHLSIESAIKRIYPEATHGVCMFHLLNNLKTNFKRNAKKLKEPFFAAARAYTEVEFDYHMKVLDSLDARVRPFLQQIKYERWSRVHSLKNRYKTMTSNLAESLNAAILHARELPITALFMHLHDLQQEYSYKHRKIAIDTVTTLSTIHEDILLQNYINSLKLQVKPSSDDIITVLENGKKYTVNMVERTCTCKKFDIDEIPCKHAIAFLADKKIEPYAYCSRYYTNAAMLATYSETVYPLEKEEEWIIPEHIKNMIVKPPQHRTRTGRPKKGRYQSKWGNPKNDPNQGQCGKCGHAGHNRKTCRNKPKDT; translated from the exons ATGGAATCTATTCCAGTGATGATACAACACAAAGGCAATTGGATTGAAGCAAATCAATATGCAGATTTTGAAGTTATTGGTGTCATGATTCCTCAAAATTCTACATATTTGGATCTTCTACATATAATAGCACAAGAAATACCagtaaatttggaaaaacagaATATTGAGATAAAATATCAAGTAAAGATTCAGTATCCACCACTCAAAATCAGTGATGATTCAAGCTTCAGATTTTACTTAGAAATCAAGAAAAAGGAAATCGACTTCACTATGTATCCTCTCTGCATAGTAGTTATCAGTGATACTAGCCAGATACAGACAATTCTTCCAGATGCAGCAGCAAGTATTTCAACAGCTATTTCAGAATCAAACAGAGACCAAGATACCATATCGATACACGATagatacatgtttgatacattCGACGAAATAGGTCAGTATACAAAACTTCTTGCAATTGATACAATAGACTGTAACGATGATCAAAATCAAGAATCAGTATCAGATCCACTACAAGATATAGATCTGACAGTTGGAAAAACTTTCAAAGATAAAGCTACTCTTCAAGCATGCTTACGACTTCATGCAATCAATAATCACTACCAACAAAAGACAGTTAAATCATGCCAAAAGAACATTTTTGTAAAATGTATCGATGATACATGTCAATGGTATCTGAAAGCGTCAATTAATGTTCACACAAAACAGTTCATCATTCGTAAACAAGACATGAACCACACATGCCCGATAGAGACCAGATTCAGCAATCAAAAACAAGCATCAGCATCACACATAGCGGCATCCATCAAAATGAAGTATCTCAATGTCAAAGCAACATACACACCAGTAGATATAAGGAATGATATGCAGACTTTACATGGAGTCAAGATCAGTTATATGATGGCTTGGAGATCAAGAGAATTGGCATTTGAAATGTTAAGAGGAAAGCCTTGTGAATCTTACAAATCGCTGCCTACTTTTTTATATATGCTTGGAACTAGAAACCCGGGATCTAGCATAGACATACAATTGAGAGATGACAGCACATTTTTGTATGTATTTACAGCATTAAAAGCTTCAATTACAGGATGGCAGTATTGCAAACCAATAATTGTAGTTGATGCTACATTCTTAAAGGCAACATTTGGTGGCACACTTCTTGTTGCAACAGCTCAAGATGCAGCTGGAAAGCTGTTTCCTCTAGCATTTTCTGCTGTGGATTCAGAAAATGATGACTCATGGCATTATTTCTTCACTAAAATAAAACAGGCCTTTGGAACAAGAGAAGGTATCTGCATTGTATCAGATAGACATCTCAGCATAGAGTCAGCTATTAAAAGGATTTATCCTGAAGCTACTCATGGCGTATGCATGTTTCACCTTCTCAATAACCTCAAGACAAATTTCAAGAGAAATGCCAAGAAACTTAAAGAACCTTTCTTTGCAGCAGCAAGAGCATACACTGAGGTTGAATTTGACTACCACATGAAAGTGTTGGACAGCTTAGATGCTCGAGTAAGACCATTTCTTCAgcaaatcaaatatgaaaggtGGTCAAGGGTACATTCTCTCAAAAACAGGTATAAAACTATGACATCTAATTTAGCTGAATCATTAAACGCAGCAATATTACATGCAAGAGAACTGCCGATCACAGCCTTATTTATGCACCTACATGACCTCCAACAAGAGTACTCATACAAACACAGAAAAATTGCTATCGATACAGTCACAACACTTTCAACCATCCATGAAGATATACTTCTGCAAAATTACATTAATTCACTGAAACTACAG GTGAAACCATCTTCAGATGATATCATAACAGTTCTCGAGAATGGTAAAAAGTACACAGTCAACATGGTCGAGAGAACATGTACATGCAAAAAGTTTGATATCGATGAAATTCCTTGTAAACATGCCATAGCATTTCTAGCCGACAAGAAGATTGAACCTTATGCGTACTGCTCAAGATACTATACAAATGCAGCTATGTTAGCGACATATTCTGAAACTGTATATCCATTGGAGAAGGAAGAAGAATGGATTATTCCAGAACATATCAAGAACATGATTGTCAAACCACCCCAACATAGAACACGAACTGGAAGGCCTAAAAAGGGTAGGTACCAGTCAAAGTGGGGAAATCCGAAAAACGATCCAAATCAAGGGCAATGTGGAAAATGCGGACACGCTGGACATAATAGGAAGACATGCCGAAACAAGCCAAAAGATACCTAG